In the genome of Pseudarthrobacter sp. IC2-21, one region contains:
- a CDS encoding enoyl-CoA hydratase produces MAQQFENILVEHRGRVGLVTLNRPQALNALNKATMEEVVAAVTAMDADPAVGAVVITGSEKAFAAGADIKEMSSKGYVDMYAEDWFREWESLTRLRIPVVAAVSGFALGGGCELAMMCDIIIAGDNAKFGQPEINLGVIPGMGGSQRLTHAVGKAKAMDMVLTGRMMDAAEAERAGLVSRVVPAASVVEEAVKAAEVIASKSKPAAMLAKEAVNAAFELGLTQGVLFERRMFHSLFATEDQKEGMAAFSEKRQPEFKHR; encoded by the coding sequence TTGGCGCAGCAGTTCGAGAACATTCTGGTGGAACACCGCGGCCGGGTGGGTCTGGTGACCCTGAACCGTCCGCAGGCGCTTAACGCGCTGAACAAGGCCACGATGGAGGAGGTTGTGGCCGCCGTCACCGCCATGGACGCCGATCCCGCCGTGGGGGCGGTGGTGATTACGGGCTCGGAGAAGGCCTTCGCCGCAGGGGCGGACATCAAGGAAATGTCCTCGAAGGGCTACGTGGACATGTACGCCGAAGACTGGTTCCGGGAATGGGAAAGCCTCACCCGGCTGCGCATTCCGGTCGTGGCGGCGGTGTCCGGCTTCGCCCTGGGCGGCGGCTGCGAACTGGCGATGATGTGCGACATCATCATCGCCGGCGACAACGCGAAATTCGGCCAGCCTGAAATCAACCTCGGCGTCATCCCCGGGATGGGCGGTTCGCAGCGGCTGACCCATGCGGTGGGCAAGGCCAAAGCCATGGACATGGTCCTCACCGGACGGATGATGGACGCCGCCGAGGCAGAGCGTGCCGGACTGGTTTCACGCGTGGTGCCGGCAGCGTCCGTGGTGGAGGAAGCGGTAAAAGCCGCCGAGGTGATTGCGTCCAAGTCCAAGCCGGCAGCAATGCTGGCCAAGGAAGCCGTGAATGCCGCCTTTGAGCTGGGCCTCACGCAGGGTGTGCTGTTTGAGCGCCGGATGTTCCACTCGCTGTTCGCCACGGAGGACCAGAAGGAAGGCATGGCGGCGTTCAGCGAAAAGCGCCAGCCGGAGTTCAAACACCGCTGA
- a CDS encoding MarR family winged helix-turn-helix transcriptional regulator, which yields MGSPLPRDPIAEARQNWERHGWGDVAAPMAAITAIMRTQQILLGRIETVLKPFGLTFARYELLALLSFARSGALPMNKASALLQVHPTSVTNAVDRLEQAGLVARSPHPTDGRTTLIELTAAGRTLAKRATAALNAEVFGKSGFADDDVDHLLRVLGNFRKAAGDFTD from the coding sequence GTGGGCAGCCCGCTCCCCCGCGATCCCATCGCCGAGGCCCGGCAGAACTGGGAACGCCACGGCTGGGGCGATGTGGCCGCACCCATGGCAGCCATCACCGCCATTATGCGGACCCAGCAGATCCTCCTGGGCCGGATCGAGACGGTACTCAAGCCGTTCGGACTGACGTTCGCACGCTATGAACTGCTCGCGCTCCTGAGCTTCGCCCGCAGCGGCGCGCTGCCCATGAACAAAGCCAGCGCCCTGCTGCAGGTACATCCCACCTCGGTGACCAACGCCGTCGACCGTTTGGAGCAGGCCGGCCTGGTGGCGCGGTCCCCGCATCCCACGGACGGACGGACCACGCTGATCGAGCTCACCGCGGCAGGCCGCACCCTGGCCAAACGGGCGACGGCGGCGCTCAACGCCGAGGTCTTCGGCAAGTCCGGGTTCGCGGACGACGACGTGGACCACCTGCTCCGCGTGCTGGGCAACTTCCGTAAAGCCGCCGGCGACTTCACGGACTGA
- the nadE gene encoding ammonia-dependent NAD(+) synthetase, with protein sequence MRELQATIIEEMGVQPRIDPAGEVRKRVDFLKEYLRATQTKGFVLGISGGLDSSLAGRLAQLAVEELEAEGVEANFVAVRLPYGVQHDEDDAQAALDFIQPKTEWTFNISAAVDGFEDEFEKTVGSEISDFHKGNTKARTRMIAQYALAGEHNYLVIGTDHGAESVTGFFTKYGDGGADILPLFGLNKRQNRELLAELGAPARVWEKVPTADLLDDKPGRTDEDELGISYDQIDDYLEGREIPEAAAELIEQKYLRTRHKRTVPVTIFDTWWK encoded by the coding sequence ATGCGCGAACTCCAGGCCACCATCATTGAAGAAATGGGCGTGCAGCCCCGGATCGATCCTGCCGGGGAGGTGCGCAAGCGGGTGGATTTCCTGAAGGAGTACCTCCGGGCAACCCAGACAAAGGGCTTTGTGCTGGGCATCTCGGGCGGGCTGGATTCGTCCCTCGCCGGGCGGCTGGCCCAGCTGGCCGTGGAGGAGCTTGAGGCTGAGGGTGTGGAGGCGAACTTCGTCGCGGTCCGTCTGCCGTACGGCGTCCAGCACGATGAAGACGATGCGCAGGCGGCCCTGGACTTCATCCAGCCCAAAACAGAGTGGACCTTTAACATCTCCGCCGCGGTGGATGGCTTCGAGGACGAATTCGAGAAGACCGTGGGCTCCGAGATATCGGACTTCCACAAAGGAAACACCAAGGCGCGGACCCGCATGATCGCCCAGTACGCCCTCGCCGGCGAACACAATTACTTGGTGATCGGCACGGATCACGGCGCCGAGTCCGTCACGGGGTTCTTCACCAAGTACGGCGACGGCGGCGCGGACATCCTGCCCCTGTTCGGCCTGAACAAACGCCAGAACCGCGAACTCCTGGCTGAGCTGGGCGCCCCCGCCCGGGTCTGGGAGAAGGTGCCGACGGCGGACCTTCTCGACGACAAGCCGGGCCGCACCGACGAGGACGAACTGGGTATCTCCTACGACCAGATTGACGATTACCTTGAGGGCCGGGAGATCCCGGAAGCCGCGGCCGAACTGATTGAACAGAAGTACCTGCGGACCCGGCACAAGCGCACCGTCCCGGTCACCATCTTCGACACCTGGTGGAAGTAG
- a CDS encoding LacI family DNA-binding transcriptional regulator, whose amino-acid sequence MQTAGTERPATIHDIAAMCGVAASTVSRALSTPDRVNIRTRARIEAAAAELNYTPNSQAKALSSGRTGAVGVLVPDITNPFYFDLIRGTQLQLKAAGYTQLLVDTEESDEVEASSMEQLRKSADGIIVTASRLSDEALLAAAAKIPIVTINRDVAGVPAVVIDTPSATSQALDHLISLGHTRIAYMAGPLTSQSSTLRWNALATAAKDRGVEVRRLGPFAPKTQSGAAAADAAVHSGVTACIAFNDLIAIGMLQRLRERGIRVPEDMSVVGCDDIFGADFCNPPLTTMASPIEQAGRVSVSMLLAQLNPLAGGGSRSRSLMPTHLTVRGSTGPAPQPL is encoded by the coding sequence ATGCAAACAGCCGGAACAGAGCGTCCTGCCACCATTCATGACATCGCCGCCATGTGCGGAGTGGCCGCGTCCACTGTTTCACGCGCACTTTCCACCCCGGACCGGGTCAACATCCGTACCCGCGCACGCATCGAAGCGGCGGCCGCGGAGCTGAACTACACTCCCAACAGCCAGGCGAAAGCCCTGAGCTCGGGACGGACGGGCGCCGTGGGCGTCCTGGTACCGGACATCACCAATCCGTTCTACTTCGACCTGATCAGGGGCACCCAGCTTCAACTCAAAGCGGCGGGCTACACCCAGCTGCTGGTGGATACCGAGGAGTCCGACGAGGTTGAAGCCAGCAGCATGGAGCAGCTGCGCAAGAGTGCCGACGGCATCATCGTGACGGCATCAAGGCTCAGTGACGAGGCGCTGCTGGCGGCCGCCGCGAAGATTCCCATCGTTACCATCAACCGGGATGTGGCGGGGGTGCCGGCGGTGGTCATTGACACGCCCTCGGCCACCAGCCAGGCCCTGGACCACCTCATCTCGCTCGGCCATACCCGCATTGCCTACATGGCCGGCCCCCTCACGTCACAGTCGAGTACCTTGCGCTGGAATGCGCTCGCCACTGCGGCCAAGGACCGCGGGGTTGAAGTGCGCCGGCTCGGTCCCTTTGCCCCCAAGACCCAATCGGGTGCTGCAGCTGCCGACGCCGCGGTGCACTCGGGGGTCACGGCGTGCATCGCCTTCAACGACCTCATTGCCATCGGCATGCTCCAGCGGCTGCGTGAACGCGGCATCCGCGTGCCCGAAGACATGAGCGTGGTGGGCTGTGATGACATCTTCGGGGCAGACTTCTGCAATCCGCCGCTGACCACCATGGCCTCCCCGATCGAGCAGGCAGGCCGCGTCTCCGTGTCCATGCTGCTGGCCCAGCTGAACCCTTTGGCCGGCGGCGGCAGCCGCAGCCGTTCCCTGATGCCCACCCACCTCACGGTGCGCGGCTCCACCGGACCGGCGCCGCAGCCTCTGTAA
- a CDS encoding sugar phosphate isomerase/epimerase family protein yields MSAPSSAASPTAWQLSGFGDEVDPDPAVQAAVMLALGASHIEVRSAWGVNVSELTPEQVTELKGILDAKGLKVSAVASPIGKVDISLPVEHEVERLRQIISVARGLDTKYIRIFSFYRGETQTPEEIRDDVITRMRALAAEAESAGVVLLHENEKDIYGDTPERVLDIMESVGSPALRVAWDNANFVQVGVRPYTDGYAMLRPYLEYLQVKDAVMATGEVVPSGEGDGELDATIAALKEDGYTGFASLEPHLAIQHELGGFSGPVAFGVAARAFATLAAKNGIELS; encoded by the coding sequence GTGTCCGCACCATCCAGCGCAGCATCACCCACCGCCTGGCAGCTCTCCGGCTTCGGCGACGAAGTGGATCCCGATCCGGCGGTCCAGGCCGCAGTCATGCTGGCCCTGGGCGCCAGCCATATTGAGGTCCGCAGCGCCTGGGGCGTGAACGTCTCCGAACTCACGCCGGAGCAGGTGACCGAACTCAAGGGAATCCTCGACGCCAAGGGACTGAAGGTGTCCGCGGTGGCCAGCCCCATCGGCAAGGTGGACATCAGCCTGCCCGTGGAGCACGAGGTGGAGCGCCTGCGCCAGATCATCTCCGTGGCCAGGGGCCTGGACACCAAATACATCCGCATCTTCTCCTTCTACCGGGGTGAAACCCAGACGCCGGAAGAGATCCGCGACGACGTCATCACCCGCATGCGGGCCCTCGCCGCCGAAGCCGAAAGCGCCGGCGTCGTCCTCCTGCACGAGAACGAAAAGGACATCTACGGCGACACGCCGGAGCGCGTCCTGGACATCATGGAATCGGTGGGTTCCCCGGCCCTGCGTGTCGCGTGGGACAACGCCAACTTCGTCCAGGTGGGCGTCCGCCCGTACACCGACGGTTACGCCATGCTCCGCCCCTACCTTGAGTACCTGCAGGTCAAGGACGCCGTCATGGCCACGGGCGAGGTTGTGCCCTCCGGCGAAGGTGACGGGGAACTGGACGCCACCATCGCCGCCCTCAAGGAAGACGGGTACACGGGCTTCGCCTCGCTGGAGCCGCACCTGGCCATCCAGCATGAGCTGGGCGGCTTCTCCGGACCGGTTGCCTTCGGCGTCGCCGCACGCGCCTTCGCCACCCTCGCGGCCAAGAACGGAATCGAACTTTCGTGA
- a CDS encoding Gfo/Idh/MocA family oxidoreductase has protein sequence MTALKAAVIGCGDVSAVHLEAITKLDGVRLAAVCDTDPGRLAAAVAAHGVPGFSDHASLIEAVGPDVVHITTPHNTHAAIAADCLGRGVNVIVEKPLAHTLEEGRRLVAAAKASDAKIAVCFQNRYNATAQAMHALLSSGELGAVVGASATVMWHRDADYYRSRPWRGTWAGGGGGLMMNQAIHTVDLLQWLVGDVVSLSGHAATRFLGDTIEVEDTAEFVAEHANGVRSAFYATLANAVNAPVTLDIVTEKATLSLRGDLTVSHADGRVDVVPERVVESGGRAYWGVSHELLIADFYSRLGEAGHFWIDPEEAEKSLRIVKEIYRQSYPDALDEVS, from the coding sequence GTGACGGCACTCAAGGCTGCGGTCATCGGCTGCGGGGACGTTTCCGCGGTTCACCTTGAGGCCATAACAAAGCTCGACGGCGTCCGGCTGGCGGCCGTGTGCGACACCGACCCCGGCCGTCTCGCCGCCGCCGTGGCCGCCCACGGCGTGCCGGGATTCTCCGACCACGCCAGCCTCATTGAGGCCGTGGGGCCGGACGTTGTGCACATCACCACCCCGCACAACACGCATGCCGCGATTGCAGCGGACTGCCTCGGCCGGGGCGTCAACGTCATTGTGGAGAAGCCGCTGGCACACACCCTTGAAGAGGGGCGCCGGCTGGTGGCGGCTGCCAAGGCGAGCGACGCCAAGATTGCCGTCTGCTTCCAGAACCGCTACAACGCCACCGCCCAGGCCATGCACGCCCTGCTCTCCTCCGGTGAGCTTGGCGCGGTAGTGGGCGCTTCGGCCACCGTGATGTGGCACCGCGACGCCGACTACTACCGCAGCCGGCCCTGGCGCGGCACCTGGGCGGGCGGCGGCGGCGGCCTCATGATGAACCAGGCCATCCACACCGTGGACCTGCTGCAGTGGCTGGTGGGCGATGTCGTCTCCCTGTCCGGCCATGCGGCCACGAGGTTCCTGGGCGACACCATTGAAGTGGAGGACACGGCGGAATTCGTGGCAGAGCATGCCAACGGCGTCCGCAGTGCCTTCTATGCCACGCTGGCCAACGCCGTGAACGCGCCCGTCACGCTGGATATCGTCACGGAAAAAGCCACACTCAGCCTGCGCGGGGACCTGACCGTCTCCCACGCGGACGGCCGCGTTGACGTGGTGCCCGAGCGTGTGGTGGAGTCCGGCGGACGTGCCTATTGGGGCGTTTCGCACGAGCTCCTCATCGCCGACTTCTACAGCAGGCTCGGTGAAGCGGGGCACTTCTGGATAGACCCGGAAGAGGCAGAAAAGTCCCTGCGGATCGTCAAGGAAATCTACCGGCAGAGCTATCCGGACGCCCTGGATGAGGTCTCCTAA
- a CDS encoding ABC transporter substrate-binding protein: protein MKLGPKAAAAALIVSAALALTACGGGATGANPAAAKTTTLTLGTVQEIRSWDPAQAHVGHILQPYQAAYDSLLLRQPDGKLSPMLATAWKYNDTNTKLTLDLRTDVTFSDGAKFDAEAAKANLDHFKTANGPQMAQLTAVTGVTVVDADTIELNLTTPDPSLEFYLSQAAGLMGSPKALGTEAIKTEPVGSGPYVMDKAATVKDSQSVFTARKDYWNKDLQKFQKVTFKTLTDLTARTNALVSGQVDATLLDPKTGKQAEGAKMTLAANQVDWQGLLLMDRDGAKNAPLGNVKVRQAINYAFDRKTILEQVLLGQGTPTSQPFGKESGAWTEELENYYSYDPAKAKQLLKEAGYETGVTLEVPSVPGFETQLAVVKQQLADVGITLNVGSALTNTFTSDIAAQKFTTMYFSLFQGEPWVAINQIVSTKALYNAFKNTTPELQAKIDAVQTGGKDAGKLAQEVNKYVVEQAWFAPMFRVNQMYYHNSKVTVTPQIQQAVPSIYNYAPAF, encoded by the coding sequence ATGAAGTTAGGTCCCAAGGCGGCAGCAGCCGCTCTTATCGTCAGTGCAGCACTGGCGCTGACCGCCTGCGGAGGCGGCGCCACGGGCGCCAACCCGGCCGCAGCCAAGACGACCACCCTTACGCTGGGCACCGTCCAGGAAATCCGTTCCTGGGACCCGGCCCAGGCTCACGTGGGCCACATTCTCCAGCCTTACCAGGCAGCGTATGACTCCCTGCTCCTGAGGCAGCCGGACGGCAAGCTGAGCCCCATGCTGGCCACCGCGTGGAAGTACAACGACACCAACACCAAGCTCACCCTGGACCTCCGCACGGACGTGACGTTCAGCGATGGAGCCAAGTTCGACGCCGAAGCCGCCAAAGCCAACCTGGACCACTTCAAGACGGCCAACGGCCCGCAGATGGCCCAGCTGACCGCGGTCACCGGCGTCACGGTGGTTGATGCCGACACGATCGAGCTCAACCTCACCACCCCGGACCCCTCGCTGGAGTTCTACCTGAGCCAGGCTGCCGGCCTGATGGGCAGCCCCAAGGCCCTCGGCACCGAAGCCATTAAGACCGAACCAGTGGGCTCCGGCCCCTACGTCATGGACAAGGCCGCCACGGTCAAGGACTCCCAGTCCGTGTTCACCGCACGCAAGGATTACTGGAACAAGGACCTCCAGAAGTTCCAGAAAGTCACCTTCAAGACCCTGACCGACCTGACTGCCCGCACCAACGCCCTCGTCTCGGGCCAGGTGGATGCCACACTGCTGGACCCCAAGACGGGCAAGCAGGCCGAGGGCGCCAAGATGACCCTCGCCGCGAACCAGGTCGACTGGCAGGGACTGCTGCTGATGGACCGCGACGGTGCCAAAAACGCCCCGCTCGGCAACGTGAAGGTCCGCCAGGCCATCAACTACGCGTTCGACCGCAAGACCATCCTTGAGCAGGTCCTGCTGGGCCAGGGCACACCAACCTCGCAGCCTTTCGGCAAGGAAAGCGGAGCCTGGACCGAGGAACTTGAAAACTACTACTCCTACGATCCGGCCAAGGCCAAGCAGCTCCTGAAGGAAGCAGGCTACGAAACCGGAGTGACGCTCGAAGTCCCCTCGGTTCCGGGCTTCGAAACCCAGCTCGCGGTCGTCAAGCAGCAGTTGGCTGACGTTGGGATCACGCTGAACGTAGGCTCTGCCCTTACCAACACCTTCACCTCGGACATCGCAGCACAGAAGTTCACCACCATGTACTTCTCGCTCTTCCAGGGCGAGCCGTGGGTGGCCATCAACCAGATCGTCTCCACCAAGGCGCTGTACAACGCGTTCAAGAACACCACCCCTGAACTGCAGGCCAAGATCGATGCCGTCCAGACCGGCGGCAAGGACGCGGGCAAGCTGGCCCAGGAAGTCAACAAGTACGTGGTGGAGCAGGCCTGGTTCGCACCCATGTTCCGCGTGAACCAGATGTATTACCACAACTCCAAGGTCACGGTGACGCCTCAGATTCAGCAGGCCGTTCCCTCGATCTACAACTACGCTCCCGCCTTTTAG
- a CDS encoding ABC transporter permease, translating into MIPFILKRLGSGVVVLLAVSILTFSLLYVSSGSIARNILGDQATPEQLAVKEAELGLDQPIITRYISWLTDALGGNLGASWFTSEPVANALATRIPVTMTMVVVAMILISIIATLIGVAAAVKRGWVDRVVQIGAIIGDSIPGFVIGIILVTILAIQMGLFPATSTIAPGVDASAWVLSLTLPVIALLINGVTGGAQQIRSAVIKQLERDYVRTLRSRGIGEREVLFKHVLRSAAPAGLTVLSLQLIGMLGGVVILESIFALPGMGPMAVTATIQSDQPVVMGVVMYTVAVVIVVNLIVDLLNGWLNPKVRVS; encoded by the coding sequence ATGATCCCCTTCATCCTCAAACGCCTCGGCAGCGGAGTCGTAGTGCTGCTTGCCGTCTCGATCCTCACCTTTTCCCTGCTCTACGTATCGAGCGGCAGCATCGCACGGAACATCCTGGGCGACCAGGCCACACCCGAGCAGCTGGCCGTCAAGGAAGCCGAGTTGGGGCTTGACCAGCCCATCATCACGCGTTACATCAGCTGGCTCACGGACGCCCTGGGCGGCAACCTGGGTGCCTCCTGGTTCACTTCCGAACCCGTTGCCAATGCCCTGGCCACCCGCATTCCCGTGACCATGACCATGGTGGTGGTGGCCATGATCCTCATCTCCATCATCGCTACCCTCATTGGCGTGGCCGCGGCCGTCAAGCGGGGATGGGTGGACCGTGTGGTCCAGATCGGTGCCATCATCGGCGACTCGATCCCCGGGTTCGTCATCGGCATCATCCTGGTGACCATCCTGGCCATCCAGATGGGCCTGTTCCCCGCCACCAGCACCATTGCACCCGGCGTGGACGCATCCGCCTGGGTGTTGTCGCTGACCCTTCCGGTGATCGCCCTGCTCATCAACGGCGTTACCGGCGGTGCGCAGCAGATCCGCAGCGCCGTCATTAAGCAGCTCGAACGGGACTACGTCCGCACCCTGCGCAGCCGCGGCATCGGCGAGCGGGAGGTCCTGTTCAAGCACGTGCTCCGCAGCGCCGCTCCTGCCGGGCTGACCGTGCTGAGCCTCCAACTGATCGGCATGCTTGGTGGCGTCGTCATCCTCGAGTCGATCTTTGCCCTGCCCGGCATGGGCCCCATGGCTGTCACCGCTACTATCCAGAGCGACCAGCCGGTGGTCATGGGCGTCGTTATGTACACCGTCGCCGTGGTGATTGTGGTCAACCTGATTGTTGACCTGCTCAACGGCTGGCTCAACCCGAAGGTGCGTGTCTCGTGA
- a CDS encoding dipeptide/oligopeptide/nickel ABC transporter permease/ATP-binding protein, whose amino-acid sequence MTESVETSALTPPPGSPVPGTSGQTGTVVRSSAFKRILKNPLGVVALVILLGVILLAAFANVLAPFDQNFANISKTLAAPDGVNILGTDSSGRDVWSRLLYGAQLTLLSALLCAAVAILIGLPAGLVAGYYAGKFEAVANWIVGILMSLPGLIVLMTIRSAFGPSVWIAMIAFGVLISPSYFRLVRSAVQSVRNELYVDAARVSGLSDVRIISRHIFSVVRAPIIIQTAAITGVAIAIQSALEFLGLGDPAKATWGVMLSEGFKNVYLTPSLLFWPAFAMALTIGALVLLGNAVRDALEDGEKIRHRRKKTYAARDAAAASAAKAARKTVAAVESGTEHHLVKVTNLGVGYPQADGSIKKVVDDVSFHVDRGEILGIVGESGSGKSQTAFSILGLLPDTARIVAGAIQFDGQYTVAPGEDKVNQSRLSKLRGKRISYIPQEPMSNLDPAFTIGYQLVTPMVRVLGISKAEATTRVMKLLSDVGIVNPERTFKAYPHEVSGGMAQRVLIAGAISCEPDLIIADEPTTALDVTVQADVLDLIRDLQRRLGVGVILVTHNFGVVADLCDRVVVMQNGRLVEEGPVREILREPKERYTQTLLASMLEGKEPMTMLVPSMAKENVL is encoded by the coding sequence GTGACCGAGTCCGTCGAAACCTCAGCCCTCACGCCGCCCCCAGGCAGTCCCGTACCAGGAACGTCCGGTCAGACCGGCACCGTGGTCCGGTCCTCAGCCTTCAAACGCATCCTGAAGAACCCCTTGGGTGTGGTTGCCCTGGTCATCCTGCTGGGCGTGATCCTGCTCGCAGCGTTCGCAAATGTGCTCGCGCCGTTCGACCAGAACTTCGCCAATATCTCCAAAACACTGGCCGCCCCCGACGGGGTCAACATCCTCGGTACGGACAGCTCCGGCCGCGACGTCTGGAGCCGGCTCCTTTACGGAGCCCAGCTAACGCTCCTTTCGGCGCTTCTGTGCGCCGCCGTCGCCATCCTGATCGGCCTGCCCGCCGGCCTCGTGGCCGGCTACTATGCCGGAAAGTTCGAAGCGGTGGCCAACTGGATCGTGGGCATCCTGATGAGCCTTCCCGGCTTGATCGTGCTGATGACCATCCGTTCCGCCTTTGGCCCGTCGGTTTGGATTGCCATGATCGCTTTCGGCGTCCTGATCAGCCCGTCGTACTTCCGCCTGGTGCGCTCCGCAGTGCAGTCGGTACGCAACGAGCTTTATGTTGACGCAGCCCGCGTCTCCGGCCTTTCCGACGTCCGGATCATCAGCCGCCACATCTTCTCCGTGGTCCGTGCTCCGATCATCATCCAGACCGCAGCCATCACCGGCGTTGCCATTGCCATCCAGTCCGCGCTGGAATTCCTGGGGCTGGGCGACCCGGCCAAGGCCACTTGGGGAGTGATGCTGAGCGAAGGCTTCAAAAACGTCTACCTCACCCCGTCCCTGCTCTTCTGGCCAGCTTTCGCCATGGCCCTGACCATCGGAGCCCTGGTCCTGCTCGGCAACGCAGTCCGCGATGCCCTTGAAGACGGCGAGAAGATCAGGCACCGCAGGAAGAAAACGTACGCGGCCCGGGACGCGGCTGCCGCCAGCGCCGCCAAGGCAGCACGCAAGACCGTTGCCGCCGTCGAGTCCGGCACGGAACACCACCTGGTCAAGGTGACCAACCTGGGCGTCGGCTATCCGCAGGCCGACGGTTCGATCAAGAAGGTGGTGGACGACGTTTCGTTCCACGTTGACCGCGGTGAAATCCTCGGCATCGTGGGCGAGTCCGGTTCGGGCAAGTCCCAGACCGCCTTCTCGATCCTGGGCCTGCTGCCGGACACTGCACGGATCGTGGCCGGTGCCATCCAGTTCGATGGCCAGTACACGGTGGCGCCGGGGGAGGACAAAGTCAACCAGAGCCGGCTGTCCAAGCTGCGCGGCAAGCGGATTTCGTACATTCCGCAGGAACCGATGAGCAACCTGGATCCGGCCTTCACCATCGGCTACCAACTGGTCACCCCCATGGTGCGGGTCCTCGGAATTTCCAAGGCGGAAGCGACCACCCGTGTCATGAAGCTGCTCTCGGACGTTGGCATCGTCAACCCCGAGCGGACGTTCAAGGCCTACCCCCACGAGGTCTCCGGCGGCATGGCCCAGCGCGTCCTGATCGCCGGTGCCATCAGCTGCGAACCGGACCTCATCATCGCGGACGAGCCCACCACTGCCCTGGACGTGACGGTGCAGGCCGATGTGCTGGACCTCATCCGCGACCTCCAGCGCCGCCTTGGCGTCGGCGTCATCCTGGTGACCCACAACTTCGGTGTGGTGGCTGACCTGTGCGACCGCGTGGTGGTCATGCAGAACGGACGCCTGGTGGAGGAAGGCCCCGTACGGGAGATCCTGCGCGAACCGAAGGAACGCTACACCCAGACGCTGCTGGCTTCCATGCTCGAAGGCAAGGAACCGATGACCATGCTGGTGCCCTCAATGGCAAAGGAGAACGTGCTGTGA
- a CDS encoding ATP-binding cassette domain-containing protein gives MTETVALNAAESVPARDGLLRVENLVVDYAGKGFRARKFRALTDINIHIGQGETLGLVGESGSGKTTLGRAVLGLAPVSGGRITFEGKDISHASRKERRVLSRDMQVVFQDPYTSLNPALEIGEILAEPLGVQGMEGTAARKRVQELLDQVGLPSDAIHRLPREFSGGQRQRVAIARALALSPKLIVCDEPVSALDLSTQARVLDLFLQIQKDTGVSYLFVSHDLDVVRHISHRVAVMYRGEIVEQGPAEVVTRSPEHPYTQRLLLASPVPDPDRQEKRRADRHRLLEEQRQQAEQAGVPA, from the coding sequence GTGACCGAAACTGTAGCCCTCAATGCCGCGGAGTCGGTCCCGGCACGCGACGGACTCCTGCGCGTGGAAAACCTGGTGGTGGATTATGCGGGCAAGGGCTTCCGGGCCCGGAAGTTCCGCGCCCTGACGGACATCAACATTCATATCGGCCAGGGTGAGACCCTGGGCCTGGTGGGGGAGTCCGGTTCGGGCAAAACCACCCTCGGCCGCGCGGTCCTGGGCCTGGCCCCGGTCAGCGGGGGCAGGATCACCTTCGAGGGCAAGGACATCAGCCATGCCAGCCGGAAGGAGCGCCGCGTCCTGAGCCGGGACATGCAGGTGGTCTTCCAGGACCCCTACACCTCGCTGAACCCGGCCCTGGAGATCGGCGAGATCCTCGCCGAGCCCCTGGGCGTGCAGGGCATGGAAGGCACAGCGGCCAGGAAGCGTGTGCAGGAACTGCTGGACCAGGTTGGCCTGCCCTCGGACGCCATCCACCGCCTGCCGCGCGAATTCAGCGGCGGCCAGCGCCAGCGCGTAGCGATTGCCCGTGCACTGGCGCTGTCTCCCAAGCTCATCGTCTGCGACGAACCGGTCAGTGCACTGGACCTTTCCACGCAGGCCCGCGTCCTGGATCTCTTCCTGCAGATCCAGAAGGACACCGGCGTTTCCTACCTGTTTGTCTCCCACGACCTTGACGTGGTCCGCCACATCAGCCACCGTGTGGCCGTGATGTACCGTGGAGAGATCGTGGAGCAGGGGCCGGCAGAGGTTGTCACACGCAGCCCCGAGCACCCCTACACGCAGCGACTGCTCCTCGCCTCCCCGGTGCCGGATCCGGACCGCCAGGAGAAGCGCCGCGCTGACCGCCACCGCCTGCTCGAAGAACAGCGGCAGCAGGCCGAACAGGCCGGCGTCCCCGCCTAG